One segment of Babylonia areolata isolate BAREFJ2019XMU chromosome 24, ASM4173473v1, whole genome shotgun sequence DNA contains the following:
- the LOC143299171 gene encoding ganglioside GM2 activator-like, with protein sequence MDDRQMIAFILMLCCLSPLCQSLRKQEKTLKFSDCGSDPQRPIMFGLVKARPIPVVVPGTLYVTLKGSMTSQLPRHLTIELHVMKYIFGFPFTVPCLRGRIGSCTYDDFCSSLERFEERPCPRRLQRYGVPCRCHVQAGNFSVQDLPLNVPKVQGYAASLLNGDYKLVISVYDIDHVELGCLELQFTVKKRHSGWLFKI encoded by the exons ATGGATGACCGGCAGATGATCGCCTTCATTCTGATGCTGTGCTGCTTATCGCCCCTGTGCCAGAGTCTGCGAAAACAGGAGAAGACGCTCAAGTTTTCAGACTGTG gaagcgACCCTCAGCGACCAATCATGTTCGGGCTGGTCAAAGCCCGACCAATCCCCGTCGTTGTTCCTGGCACGCTGTACGTGACGCTGAAGGGCAGCATGACGTCACAGCTGCCGCGTCATCTGACGATAGAGCTGCACGTCATGAAGTACATCTTCGGGTTCCCCTTCACGGTGCCCTGTCTGAGGGGGAGGATTGGATCTTG TACGTACGACGACTTCTGCTCTTCGCTGGAACGCTTCGAAGAACGGCCGTGCCCGCGAAGGTTACAGAGGTACGGGGTACCATGCCGCTGTCATGTTCAGGCGGGCAACTTCTCCGTGCAGGACCTGCCTCTGAACGTGCCCAAAGTCCAGGGTTACGCAGCAAGTCTGTTGAAT GGAGACTACAAGTTGGTGATATCAGTCTACGATATTGATCACGTGGAGCTTGGCTGTCTGGAGCTGCAGTTCACCGTGAAGAAACGACACTCTGGTTGGCTGTTCAAAATATGA